Proteins from a single region of Bradyrhizobium diazoefficiens:
- a CDS encoding homoserine O-succinyltransferase produces the protein MSVLIARDQGIASPALVPAESDLARDHGGAELTIGLINNMPDTALKATERQFIRLLQAAAGPRRIRFHCFSLPSVKRSPEAKWHVESEYSDLSDLRRQAFDGLIVTGAEPVAAKLDQEPYWRDLTELIDWAKVNTRSTIWSCLAAHAAVLHLDRVERQRLPSKCHGIFDCVAVTGDPLTRDAPAPLKVSHSRLNELIEGDLAQAGYQVLTRSALAGVDVFVRQYDSRFVFFQGHPEYDALSLQREYLRDIGRYLARERENYPHLPVSYFDAATEGKLARFEKRARHQRHPALTNELPGLTLRTDIAAGSAAAALFRNWLQYLGADTDAALLAR, from the coding sequence ATGAGCGTCTTGATCGCCAGGGATCAAGGTATCGCAAGCCCGGCGCTGGTGCCGGCCGAAAGCGATCTCGCGCGCGATCACGGTGGCGCCGAGCTGACCATCGGGCTGATCAACAACATGCCGGATACGGCGCTGAAGGCGACCGAGCGGCAGTTCATCAGGTTGCTCCAGGCCGCCGCGGGGCCGCGCCGGATCCGCTTCCATTGTTTCTCGCTGCCGTCAGTGAAGCGCTCGCCGGAAGCGAAGTGGCATGTCGAGAGCGAATATTCCGATCTCTCCGATCTCAGGCGCCAGGCATTCGACGGGCTGATCGTGACCGGCGCGGAGCCGGTCGCCGCCAAGCTCGACCAGGAGCCGTACTGGCGCGATCTCACCGAGCTGATCGACTGGGCGAAAGTCAACACGCGCTCGACAATCTGGTCATGCCTCGCCGCGCATGCTGCGGTGCTGCATCTCGATCGCGTTGAACGACAACGTCTGCCGTCCAAATGTCACGGCATCTTCGATTGCGTGGCTGTGACCGGTGACCCCCTGACGCGCGACGCGCCGGCGCCGCTCAAAGTCTCCCATTCGCGCCTGAACGAACTCATTGAGGGCGACCTCGCGCAAGCCGGCTACCAGGTGCTGACCCGCTCGGCCCTGGCCGGCGTCGACGTCTTCGTCCGCCAGTACGACAGCCGCTTCGTGTTCTTCCAGGGCCATCCTGAATATGACGCGCTGTCACTCCAGCGCGAATATCTGCGCGATATCGGCCGTTACCTCGCGCGCGAGCGCGAGAATTATCCGCATCTACCTGTGAGCTATTTTGACGCAGCGACGGAGGGGAAGCTCGCTCGCTTCGAGAAGCGGGCGAGGCATCAGCGGCATCCTGCACTGACCAACGAACTGCCGGGGCTGACTTTACGCACCGATATTGCGGCCGGTAGCGCCGCCGCAGCGCTTTTCCGCAATTGGCTGCAATATCTCGGCGCGGACACGGATGCTGCGCTGCTCGCGCGTTAA
- a CDS encoding polysaccharide deacetylase family protein, with protein MWSALQGRVSNRLARYLRAAPHRLPAHAPMVSFTFDDAPDSAAGEGASLLEAHGGRGTFYLAGSLIGQPADHWHGLSSDAIVRLHRGGHEIGCHTFSHLRVVDLDESAMAREIERNRSYFLGIDSSIRLENFAYPYGLASVWRKPQLAKRFHSARGILPGVNSDVIDLQFLRASPLVDCEIDTVGVDSYFDEAVASGGWLIFYGHDVVDAPSPYGCTPALLRHALKAAEKRNMPIVTVAEALRRIGA; from the coding sequence GTGTGGTCGGCACTCCAGGGACGCGTGAGCAATCGGCTCGCCCGATATCTCCGCGCTGCGCCGCATCGGTTGCCGGCGCACGCGCCGATGGTAAGCTTCACCTTCGACGACGCGCCCGACAGCGCCGCAGGCGAGGGCGCTTCGCTGCTGGAAGCACATGGCGGCCGCGGCACGTTCTATCTCGCCGGCAGCCTGATCGGCCAGCCGGCGGATCATTGGCACGGCCTGTCGAGCGATGCGATCGTTCGTCTGCATCGCGGCGGTCACGAGATCGGCTGCCATACCTTCTCGCATCTGCGCGTGGTCGATCTCGACGAAAGCGCGATGGCGCGCGAGATCGAGCGCAACCGCAGCTATTTTCTTGGCATCGACTCGTCGATCCGGCTTGAGAATTTCGCCTATCCGTATGGCCTTGCCTCGGTCTGGCGCAAACCGCAGCTCGCCAAAAGATTTCACTCGGCGCGCGGCATCCTTCCCGGCGTCAACAGTGACGTCATCGATCTCCAGTTCCTGCGTGCCTCGCCGCTGGTCGATTGCGAGATCGATACGGTGGGCGTGGACAGCTACTTCGATGAGGCGGTCGCAAGCGGCGGTTGGCTGATCTTCTACGGCCATGATGTCGTCGATGCGCCGAGCCCCTATGGCTGCACGCCGGCCCTGCTGCGCCATGCGCTGAAGGCGGCGGAAAAGCGCAACATGCCGATCGTGACGGTCGCGGAGGCGCTCCGCAGGATCGGAGCGTAG
- the recQ gene encoding DNA helicase RecQ gives MSTPSTAPLPAPADGRDALSVLHSVFGLPGFRGAQGEIIRHVTDGGNCLVLMPTGGGKSLCYQLPSLLREGCGIVVSPLIALMRDQVAGLVEAGVNAAALNSSLSFQEASDIERRLIAGNLDLLYIAPERLVTPRCLSLLAQTKVALFAIDEAHCVSQWGHDFRPEYVGLTIIAERFPDVPRIALTATADELTRKEIVQRLQLADSPQFVSSFDRPNIRYEIVDKRNAVSQLKEFIRERHAGDAGVVYCLSRNRVEEVAAALADAGIAALPYHAGLDSQVRSRNQDRFLNEDGIVIVATIAFGMGIDKPDVRFVAHLDLPKSIEAYYQETGRAGRDGKPSAAWMAYGLSDIVQQRRMIDESSGSDEFKRVSIGKLDALVGLAETAQCRRKRLLGYFGEILHGESCGNCDNCLTPPKMRDGKVLAQKLLSCAYRTGQRFGAMHLIDVLIGRMTEKVTQFGHDKLSVFGIGRELNEKQWRTVLRQLVAMGHLQSDSEAFGALKLTETARGVLRGETEVWLREEAPGTRVRSSRAKSRRGDLAPAANAAQGDIDPELRARLRSWRSDVARERGVPAYVVLHDATIDGIVRAWPTTLDELRNVPGIGDRKLEHYGDELLQIVRTR, from the coding sequence ATGTCCACTCCTTCAACCGCTCCGCTGCCAGCGCCGGCCGATGGCCGCGATGCGCTGTCGGTGCTGCATTCGGTGTTCGGCCTGCCGGGGTTCCGCGGCGCGCAGGGCGAGATCATCCGGCATGTCACCGATGGCGGCAATTGCCTGGTGCTGATGCCGACCGGCGGCGGCAAGTCGTTGTGCTATCAATTGCCGTCGTTGTTGCGCGAGGGTTGCGGCATCGTGGTCTCGCCGCTGATCGCGCTGATGCGCGACCAGGTCGCGGGTCTCGTCGAAGCGGGCGTCAACGCCGCCGCGCTGAACTCGTCGCTATCGTTCCAGGAAGCCTCCGATATCGAGCGGCGCCTGATCGCGGGTAATCTCGATTTGCTCTATATCGCGCCGGAACGCCTGGTAACGCCGCGCTGCCTTTCGCTGCTGGCCCAGACAAAGGTGGCGCTGTTCGCGATCGATGAGGCGCATTGCGTCTCGCAATGGGGGCACGACTTTCGGCCCGAATATGTCGGCCTCACCATCATCGCCGAACGCTTTCCCGACGTGCCGCGCATCGCGCTGACCGCGACGGCCGACGAATTGACGCGGAAAGAGATCGTCCAGCGGCTCCAGCTTGCAGACAGCCCGCAATTCGTCTCCAGCTTCGACCGGCCCAACATCCGCTACGAGATCGTCGACAAGCGCAATGCGGTGTCGCAGCTGAAGGAGTTCATCCGGGAGCGCCATGCCGGAGACGCCGGCGTGGTCTATTGCCTGTCCCGCAATCGAGTCGAGGAGGTCGCCGCCGCGCTTGCCGACGCCGGCATTGCAGCACTGCCCTATCACGCCGGGCTCGACAGCCAGGTGCGCTCGCGCAACCAGGACCGCTTCCTCAATGAGGATGGCATCGTCATCGTCGCGACCATTGCCTTCGGCATGGGCATCGACAAGCCCGACGTGCGCTTCGTCGCTCATCTCGACTTGCCCAAGAGCATCGAGGCTTATTATCAGGAGACCGGGCGTGCGGGGCGCGATGGCAAGCCGTCGGCCGCCTGGATGGCCTATGGGCTCTCCGATATCGTGCAGCAGCGCCGGATGATCGACGAGTCCAGCGGCTCCGACGAGTTCAAGCGCGTGTCAATCGGCAAACTCGATGCGCTGGTCGGCCTCGCCGAAACCGCGCAGTGCCGGCGCAAGCGACTGCTAGGCTATTTCGGCGAGATATTGCATGGCGAGAGTTGCGGCAATTGCGACAACTGCCTGACGCCGCCGAAAATGCGCGACGGCAAGGTGCTGGCGCAAAAGCTGCTGTCCTGCGCCTATCGCACCGGACAACGTTTCGGCGCGATGCACCTGATCGACGTGCTGATCGGACGCATGACCGAGAAGGTTACGCAATTCGGCCACGACAAGCTGTCGGTGTTCGGCATCGGCCGTGAGCTCAACGAAAAGCAGTGGCGCACCGTGCTGCGGCAATTGGTGGCGATGGGACATTTGCAGAGCGATAGCGAAGCCTTCGGTGCGCTGAAATTGACGGAGACCGCGCGCGGCGTGCTGCGTGGAGAGACCGAGGTGTGGCTGCGCGAGGAAGCGCCGGGTACGCGGGTCCGATCAAGCCGCGCAAAATCCCGTCGCGGCGACCTCGCGCCGGCGGCGAACGCAGCGCAGGGCGATATCGATCCCGAATTGCGCGCGCGGCTGCGGTCCTGGCGTTCGGATGTGGCGCGTGAGCGCGGCGTGCCGGCCTATGTCGTGCTGCACGACGCCACCATCGACGGCATCGTCCGGGCGTGGCCGACCACGCTGGACGAGCTGCGGAACGTGCCGGGCATCGGGGACAGGAAGCTCGAGCATTATGGGGACGAGCTGCTGCAGATCGTCAGGACGCGGTAG